The Pirellulales bacterium region GAAGAGCGCTATTGAGAAACAGCACGCCGTGGTTGTCGCTGTCGATGGGCGCTTCGACGTCGTGGTGACAGCCGGCGTAGCTGCACGAGGTGACGTAATCCGACGGACAACACAAAAGCGTCAGGCGAAGCCGACGCACCGCGGCGTTTTTTGGATGATAGGCGCCGACGGTGAAGTCGATGTGCTGGAAAACGGTGGATTGCTCGATGAACGGCAGGATTTGCGCCGCCCAACTTAGATGGTAGCCGACGGGGCGGCTGCGGACTGGGCCGGCCGCGTCCACCGTCCCCGGCGGCAGCACTCCGTGGGCGGCCGTATAGTTTTGCGTGGCGATCATGATCTGGCAGAGGTTGTTCGCGCAGAGGTGCCGCCGCGCAGTTTCGCGCGCCCCCTGGATGGCCGGCAGCAAGACCGCGATCAAAATGCCGATGATGGCGATGACGATGAGCATCTCCACAAGCGTGAAAGCCCGCGGAGACGCAGAGCGGCGGAGTTGTCGTTGGTGGCTGCAATCGTGTATGAGGT contains the following coding sequences:
- a CDS encoding DUF1559 domain-containing protein; this translates as MVYLIHDCSHQRQLRRSASPRAFTLVEMLIVIAIIGILIAVLLPAIQGARETARRHLCANNLCQIMIATQNYTAAHGVLPPGTVDAAGPVRSRPVGYHLSWAAQILPFIEQSTVFQHIDFTVGAYHPKNAAVRRLRLTLLCCPSDYVTSCSYAGCHHDVEAPIDSDNHGVLFLNSALQWNDIRDGRAQTIVYGEKLNTDFELGWISGTRSTLRNTGTPINLTSSTGGLLALSVDLGPAGAPATTPPGGESPPMPASRAVWQYRGAVDYSFTTDVEHEFQPPSVPGGRAPALVVGGFESRHPVGAQFAFGDGSVRFLSQDIDRVVYQRMGHRADGMLIDGRY